One Camelina sativa cultivar DH55 chromosome 3, Cs, whole genome shotgun sequence genomic window carries:
- the LOC104767353 gene encoding respiratory burst oxidase homolog protein B-like has product MDEEMESSSEGEKNKISRCKATTGSGNPDEDYVEITLEVRDESISTMKAKATLRSVLSGKLKTMVKSLSFASPRLDRSKSSGAMFALRGLRFIAKNDAVGRGWEDVGKRFDELAIDGKLPKSKFGHCIGMVESSEFVNELYEALVRRRGTTSSSITKSELFEFWEQITGNSFDARLQIFFDMVDKNLDGRITGDEVKEIIALSASANKLSKIKEKVDEYAALIMEELDRDNLGYIELHNLETLLLQVPSQSNNSPSSANKRALNKMLSQKLIPTKDRNPLKRFARNLSYFFMENWKRIWVITLWIFICMALFTWKFLQYKRRTVFEVLGYCVSVAKGSAETLKFNMALILLPVCRNTITWLRTKSKLGSVVPFDDNINFHKVIAVGIAVGIGLHAISHLACDFPRLLHAKNVEFEPVKKFFGDERPDNYGWFMKGTDGWTGVIMVVLMVVAYVLAQSWFRRNRANLPKSLKRLTGFNAFWYSHHLFVIIYVLLIVHGYFVYLSKEWYHKTTWMYLAVPVILYASERLIRAFRPGAKAVKILKVAVYPGNVLSLYMSKPKGSKYTSGQYIYVNCSDVSPLQWHPFSITSASGDDYLSIHIRTLGDWTSQLKSLFSKVCQLPSTSQSGLFIADIGQANNITRFPRLLIDGPYGAPAQDYRNYDVLLLVGLGIGATPLISIIRDVLNNIKNQKSIEQGTNHNVPIKNYVATKRAYFYWVTREQGSLEWFSEVMNEVAEYDSEGMIELHNYCTSVYEEGDARSALITMLQSLHHAKSGIDIVSGTRVRTHFARPDWRSVFKHVAVNHVNQRVGVFYCGNTCIIGELKRLAQDFSRKTTTKFEFHKENF; this is encoded by the exons ATGGACGAAGAAATGGAGTCTTCATCAGAaggagagaaaaacaaaatttcccgATGCAAAGCCACTACTGGTTCAGGTAATCCTGATGAGGACTACGTTGAGATCACACTCGAAGTGCGAGACGAAAGCATCAGCACGATGAAGGCCAAGGCGACACTTCGTTCGGTTCTTTCAGGGAAGCTAAAAACGATGGTTAAGTCACTGTCGTTTGCTTCACCACGGCTCGACCGTAGTAAGTCGTCCGGTGCTATGTTTGCTCTTCGAGGTTTGAGGTTCATCGCCAAAAACGACGCTGTTGGCAGAGGCTGGGAGGACGTTGGTAAGAGATTCGATGAGTTAGCCATCGATGGGAAGCTCCCTAAATCCAAATTTGGACATtgcatag GAATGGTTGAATCTAGCGAATTTGTGAACGAGCTTTATGAGGCGTTGGTCCGAAGGAGAGGGACTACTTCATCGTCAATCACCAAAAGTGAATTATTCGAATTCTGGGAGCAGATCACAGGCAATAGTTTTGACGCTAGGTTGCAAATCTTTTTTGATAT GGTGGACAAGAATTTGGACGGGCGTATAACGGGAGACGAGGTTAAGGAG ATAATTGCTTTAAGTGCTTCCGCTAACAAACTATCAAAGATTAAGGAAAAAGTAGATGAATATGCTGCCTTGATCATGGAAGAACTCGATCGCGACAACCTTGGATATATTGAG TTACACAACTTAGAAACATTGCTTCTCCAAGTTCCTAGCCAATCAAACAACAGTCCATCATCCGCGAATAAACGTGCACTCAACAAGATGTTGAGCCAGAAGCTAATACCAACTAAAGATCGGAACCCGCTGAAAAGATTTGCTAGGAATTTATCTTACTTCTTCATGGAAAATTGGAAAAGGATTTGGGTGATAACTTTGTGGATATTCATTTGCATGGCTCTCTTCACTTGGAAATTTCTACAGTATAAACGCAGAACCGTGTTCGAGGTGCTGGGCTATTGTGTTTCCGTGGCCAAAGGCAGTGCAGAGACCTTGAAATTCAACATGGCTCTTATTCTCTTGCCTGTTTGTAGGAACACTATCACTTGGCTAAGGACCAAGTCCAAGCTTGGGTCCGTTGTTCCATTTGATGACAATATCAATTTCCACAAg GTTATTGCGGTTGGGATCGCGGTTGGAATAGGCTTACACGCCATATCTCACCTGGCATGTGATTTCCCACGTTTGCTGCATGCAAAAAATGTAGAGTTTGAGCCAGTGAAAAAGTTTTTCGGAGACGAGAGGCCTGACAATTACGGGTGGTTCATGAAAGGGACAGATGGGTGGACCGGGGTCATTATGGTGGTTCTAATGGTAGTGGCCTACGTCTTGGCGCAGTCGTGGTTCAGACGCAACCGGGCGAACCTACCAAAATCTTTGAAACGGTTGACTGGTTTCAATGCGTTTTGGTACTCCCACCATTTGTTTGTCATCATTTATGTGCTTCTTATCGTGCATGGCTACTTTGTTTACCTCTCCAAGGAATGGTACCACAAGACG ACGTGGATGTATCTGGCTGTTCCCGTAATACTATATGCATCTGAACGACTGATTCGTGCATTTAGACCAGGTGCCAAGGCTGTAAAGATCTTAAAG GTTGCAGTATATCCAGGAAATGTACTTTCACTTTACATGTCGAAGCCTAAAGGGTCCAAGTACACAAGTGGGCAGTACATATATGTTAACTGTTCTGACGTCTCACCATTACAATG GCATCCGTTTTCAATTACTTCTGCTTCTGGGGACGATTACCTCAGCATTCATATCCGTACGCTCGGCGACTGGACATCGCAACTCAAATCCTTGTTTTCCAAG GTTTGTCAACTGCCCTCGACAAGTCAAAGTGGCCTCTTCATAGCTGACATAGGCCAAGCCAATAATATAACCag GTTTCCAAGGCTGTTGATCGATGGTCCATATGGTGCACCGGCACAAGATTACCGGAACTACGATGTATTGCTTCTGGTAGGTCTAGGGATCGGAGCGACCCCATTAATCAGTATAATCAGGGACGTCCTTAACAACATCAAGAACCAGAAATCCATCGAACAAGGCACTAACCACAATGTCCCTATAAAAAACTATGTTGCCACAAAACGAGCTTATTTCTATTGGGTTACAAGAGAGCAGGGATCATTGGAATGGTTCAGTGAGGTCATGAACGAGGTAGCTGAGTATGATAGTGAGGGGATGATTGAACTACATAATTACTGCACGAGCGTGTATGAGGAAGGAGACGCGAGGTCAGCACTAATCACGATGTTGCAGTCATTGCACCACGCCAAGAGCGGCATTGACATCGTTTCGGGCACTCGGGTCAGAACCCATTTCGCTCGACCCGATTGGCGTAGTGTCTTCAAGCATGTCGCTGTCAACCACGTCAATCAACGAGTTG GGGTTTTCTACTGCGGTAATACATGCATCATAGGAGAGTTAAAGAGACTGGCTCAAGATTTCTCTAGGAAAACTACAACCAAGTTTGAGTTCCATAAGGAGAACTTCTAG
- the LOC104767360 gene encoding ATP-dependent Clp protease proteolytic subunit-related protein 3, chloroplastic has protein sequence MASCLQASMNSLLPRSSPFSSHPPLSLNSPGRRNLKTFRYAFRARASAKIPMPPINPKDPFLSTLASVAANSPEKLFNRPVNSDVPPYLDIFDSPQLMSSPAQVERSVAYNEHRPRTPPPDLPSMLLDGRIVYIGMPLVPAVTELVVAELMYLQWLDPKEPIYIYINSTGTTRDDGETVGMESEGFAIYDSLMQLKNEVHTVCVGAAIGQACLLLSAGTKGKRFMMPHAKAMIQQPRVPSSGLMPASDVLIRAKEVITNRDILVELLSKHTGNSVETVANVMRRPYYMDAPKAQEFGVIDKILWRGQEKIIADVVPSDEFDKNAGIRSVEQV, from the exons ATGGCCTCTTGCTTACAAGCATCCATGAATTCCCTTCTTCCACgctcttctcctttttcttctcaccCTCCTTTATCTTTGAATTCGCCTGGAAGGAGAAACTTGAAGACCTTTCGCTATGCCTTTCGCGCCAGAGCCTCTGCCAAGATCCCTATGCCTCCGATAAATCCCAAGGATCCATTTCTCTCAACGCTCGCTTCCGTTGCTGCGAATTCTCCAGAAAAACTTTTCAATCGGCCGGTGAACTCTGATGTGCCGCCGTATCTTGACATCTTTGACTCCCCTCAGCTCATGTCTTCTCCTGCTCAG GTTGAAAGATCAGTGGCTTACAACGAGCACAGACCGAGAACTCCTCCGCCAGACTTACCCTCTATGCTTCTTGACGGAAGAATCGTTTACATTGGAATGCCT CTTGTGCCTGCAGTGACAGAGCTTGTTGTCGCAGAGCTAATGTATCTTCAGTGGCTTGATCCCAAGGAACCCATCTACATTTATATCAATTCCACAGGGACCACTCGTGATGATGGCGAGACG GTTGGCATGGAATCGGAAGGTTTTGCTATCTATGATTCTTTGATGCAACTTAAGAATGAG GTACATACAGTCTGTGTGGGAGCAGCCATAGGTCAGGCATGTCTTTTACTTTCAGCGGGCACAAAGGGTAAACGGTTTATGATGCCGCATGCTAAAG CAATGATCCAGCAACCTCGTGTGCCTTCTTCTGGGTTGATGCCTGCCAGTGATGTCCTGATTCGTGCCAAAGAG GTTATAACAAACAGGGATATACTTGTGGAACTACTATCAAAGCACACTGGGAAT TCCGTGGAGACTGTAGCTAACGTGATGAGAAGGCCATATTACATGGATgccccaaaagctcaagaattTGGAGTCATTGACAAG ATTTTATGGCGCGGTCAAGAAAAGATTATTGCGGATGTGGTTCCTTCAGACGAATTCGACAAGAATGCGGGGATTAGAAGTGTAGAACAAGTCTAG
- the LOC104767369 gene encoding serine/arginine-rich splicing factor SR30 isoform X2: protein MSSRWNRTIYVGNLPGDIRMREIEDLFYKYGPIVDIDLKIPPRPPGYAFVEFEDPRDADDAIYGRDGYDFAGCRLRVEIAHGGRRGSSSVDRYSSSYSGSRAPSRRSDFRVLVTGLPPSASWQDLKDHMRKAGDVCFSEVFRDRGGMSGVVDYSNYDDMKYALRKLDDSEFRNAFSKAYIRVREYESRSVSRSPEYSRSRSRSRGRSYSYSSRSRSVSPARSVTPRSRSLTRSRSPHSSVSRSRSRSRSRSNSPVSPVRSD, encoded by the exons ATGAGTAGCCGATGGAATCGTACGATCTACGTTGGGAATCTCCCTGGAGATATTCGCATGCGTGAGATTGAAGATCTCTTTTACAAG TACGGACCAATTGTGGACATTGACTTGAAGATTCCACCGAGACCTCCTGGTTATGCCTTTGTCGAG TTCGAAGATCCTCGTGATGCAGACGATGCTATCTATGGACGTGATGGATATGACTTTGCTGGCTGTCGGCTTAGG GTTGAGATTGCACATGGTGGTCGTAGAGGTTCGTCATCTGTTGATAGGTACAGCAGCAGTTACAGTGGCAGCCGTGCACCTTCAAGACGCTCCGACTTTCGTG TGCTTGTGACTGGATTACCGCCATCTGCTTCGTGGCAGGACCTTAAG GATCACATGCGCAAAGCTGGAGATGTCTGCTTTTCTGAAGTTTTTCGTGACCGTGGAG gcatGTCTGGGGTTGTTGATTATAGCAACTATGATGATATGAAATACGCG TTAAGGAAGCTCGATGACTCTGAGTTTCGAAATGCTTTTTCTAAAGCTTACATACGG GTGAGAGAATATGAGTCGAGGAGTGTGAGTCGCAGCCCGGAATATTCTAGAAGCAGGAGTCGGAGCCGTGGTCGAAGCTATAGCTATAGTAGCAGGAGCAGgag TGTGTCACCTGCTAGATCCGTTACCCCGCGGTCACGGTCCCTTACTCGCTCTCGTTCGCCACATAGCTCTGTTTCAAG GTCGCGATCAAGATCTAGATCAAGATCCAATTCTCCTGTTTCACCC GTAAGATCTGATTGA
- the LOC104767369 gene encoding serine/arginine-rich splicing factor SR30 isoform X1, translating into MSSRWNRTIYVGNLPGDIRMREIEDLFYKYGPIVDIDLKIPPRPPGYAFVEFEDPRDADDAIYGRDGYDFAGCRLRVEIAHGGRRGSSSVDRYSSSYSGSRAPSRRSDFRVLVTGLPPSASWQDLKDHMRKAGDVCFSEVFRDRGGMSGVVDYSNYDDMKYALRKLDDSEFRNAFSKAYIRVREYESRSVSRSPEYSRSRSRSRGRSYSYSSRSRSVSPARSVTPRSRSLTRSRSPHSSVSRSRSRSRSRSNSPVSPVSLKVRSD; encoded by the exons ATGAGTAGCCGATGGAATCGTACGATCTACGTTGGGAATCTCCCTGGAGATATTCGCATGCGTGAGATTGAAGATCTCTTTTACAAG TACGGACCAATTGTGGACATTGACTTGAAGATTCCACCGAGACCTCCTGGTTATGCCTTTGTCGAG TTCGAAGATCCTCGTGATGCAGACGATGCTATCTATGGACGTGATGGATATGACTTTGCTGGCTGTCGGCTTAGG GTTGAGATTGCACATGGTGGTCGTAGAGGTTCGTCATCTGTTGATAGGTACAGCAGCAGTTACAGTGGCAGCCGTGCACCTTCAAGACGCTCCGACTTTCGTG TGCTTGTGACTGGATTACCGCCATCTGCTTCGTGGCAGGACCTTAAG GATCACATGCGCAAAGCTGGAGATGTCTGCTTTTCTGAAGTTTTTCGTGACCGTGGAG gcatGTCTGGGGTTGTTGATTATAGCAACTATGATGATATGAAATACGCG TTAAGGAAGCTCGATGACTCTGAGTTTCGAAATGCTTTTTCTAAAGCTTACATACGG GTGAGAGAATATGAGTCGAGGAGTGTGAGTCGCAGCCCGGAATATTCTAGAAGCAGGAGTCGGAGCCGTGGTCGAAGCTATAGCTATAGTAGCAGGAGCAGgag TGTGTCACCTGCTAGATCCGTTACCCCGCGGTCACGGTCCCTTACTCGCTCTCGTTCGCCACATAGCTCTGTTTCAAG GTCGCGATCAAGATCTAGATCAAGATCCAATTCTCCTGTTTCACCCGTAAGTCTAAAA GTAAGATCTGATTGA
- the LOC104767391 gene encoding malignant T-cell-amplified sequence 1 homolog produces MFKKFCLEEISSQNQVKASVQRRIRQSIQDEYPGLETVMEDLLPKKIPLIVVKCPNHLTLVVVNNVPLFFCIRDGPYMPTLRLLHQYPNIMRRFQVDRGAIKFVLSGANIMCPGLTSPGGVLDEEVDAERPVAIYAEGKQHALAIGFTKMSAKDIKGINKGIGVDTMHYLNDGLWKMERLD; encoded by the exons ATGTTCAAGAA GTTTTGTTTGGAGGAGATTTCATCACAAAACCAAGTGAAGGCATCTGTTCAACGTAGGATCCGCCAGAGTATTCAAGATGAG TACCCGGGACTTGAAACAGTGATGGAGGATCTACTCCCCAAAAAGATTCCTCTTATCGTAGTGAAGTG CCCAAACCATCTGACCCTTGTCGTTGTCAACAATGTCCCCCTCTTCTTCTGTATCCGTGACGGGCCATACATGCCAACACTGCGACTTCTTCATCAAT ACCCAAATATAATGAGGAGGTTTCAAGTTGATAGAGGTGCCATAAAGTTTGTTCTCTCTGGTGCAAACATAATGTGTCCTGGTCTTACTTCCCCGGGAGGCGTTCTGGATGAAGAAGTTGACGCTGAAAGGCCAGTG GCCATATATGCAGAAGGAAAGCAACATGCCTTAGCAATTGGCTTCACCAAAATGTCGGCCAAGGACAT AAAGGGAATAAACAAAGGAATCGGAGTGGATACAATGCATTACCTCAACGACGGTCTTTGGAAG ATGGAGCGGCTAGATTGA
- the LOC104767402 gene encoding F-box protein PP2-B15 has product MMLPEACVANILSFTTPADTFTSSAVSSVFQLAGDSDLVWEKFIPSDYSHVVSRSNDHHRKFSSKKELYRYLCESILIDNGRKMFKIEKLSGKISYVLSARDLSIAWSDQRHYWSWNPRSDSRFSEGVELIMTDWLEIIGKIQTGALSPNTNYGAYLIMKVTSRAYGLELVPAETWIKVGNGEKKTKSTYLSRLDSKKQQMERLFYGQREQRMAMDKVVGALRREPDVRDDGWMEIELGEFETGHEGGEDMEVVMSLTEVKGYQLKGGIAIDGIEVRPKPQK; this is encoded by the exons ATGATGTTACCAGAAGCATGCGTAGCGAACATCCTCTCCTTCACAACTCCGGCCGACACATTCACTTCGTCGGCCGTCTCCTCAGTCTTCCAGCTCGCCGGTGATTCTGATCTCGTCTGGGAGAAGTTTATACCTTCCGATTACAGCCACGTTGTCTCTAGATCGAATGATCATCACCGGAAGTTCTCCTCCAAAAAGGAGCTCTATCGATATCTCTGTGAATCAATTCTCATCGATAATGGCAGAAAG ATGTTCAAGATCGAGAAGCTTTCCGGGAAAATATCGTATGTTTTATCGGCAAGAGATCTTTCCATAGCTTGGAGCGACCAACGACATTACTGGTCTTGGAACCCTCGATCAGATTCAAG ATTCTCGGAAGGGGTGGAACTTATAATGACGGACTGGTTAGAAATCATCGGAAAAATCCAAACCGGAGCTTTATCGCCCAACACAAACTACGGAGCTTATCTGATTATGAAAGTGACGTCACGTGCGTATGGACTAGAGCTAGTTCCGGCAGAGACTTGGATAAAAGTGGGGAAtggtgaaaagaaaacaaagtcaaCTTATCTAAGTCGCTTGGAtagcaagaaacaacaaatgGAGCGGCTGTTTTACGGACAGCGAGAACAGAGGATGGCGATGGACAAGGTTGTCGGGGCTCTTAGGAGGGAGCCAGATGTGAGAGACGATGGGTGGATGGAGATAGAGCTCGGAGAGTTCGAGACGGGACACGAAGGTGGTGAAGACATGGAGGTTGTTATGAGTCTAACCGAAGTTAAAGGTTATCAGTTAAAAGGTGGGATTGCGATTGATGGGATTGAAGTAAGGCCTAAACCCCAAAAGTGA
- the LOC104767413 gene encoding probable protein phosphatase 2C 5 gives MSVSKAPRTQHPLVPLATLIGNELRSEKVEKPLIKYGQAALAKKGEDYFLIKTDCQRVPGDPSSSFSVFGIFDGHNGNSAAIYTKEHLLDNVVSAIPQGASRDEWLQALPRALVAGFVKTDIEFQQKGETSGTTVTFVLIDGWTITVASVGDSRCILDTQGGVVSLLTVDHRLEENVEERERITASGGEVGRLNVFGGNEVGPLRCWPGGLCLSRSIGDTDVGEFIVPIPHVKQVKLSDAGGRLIIASDGIWDILSSDTAAKACRGLSAELAAKLVVKEALRTKGLKDDTTCVVVDIVPSDHLALSPTPIKKQNAFTSFLSRKNHTATNHKNGNKLSAVGVVEELFEEGSAVLADRLGKDLPSNTENGLLKCAVCQTDESPGEGLSSNGGSIISSASNRWEGPFLCTICKKKKDAMEGKRPSKGSVKT, from the exons ATGAGCGTGTCAAAAGCACCGAGGACGCAACATCCGCTTGTTCCTCTTGCAACTCTCATTGGTAATGAGCTGAGGAGCGAGAAGGTAGAGAAACCTCTTATCAAGTATGGTCAAGCTGCTCTTGCTAAGAAAGGAGAAGATTACTTTTTGATTAAAACTGATTGTCAGAGGGTACCTGGTGatccttcatcgtctttttcagTTTTCGGG ATATTTGATGGACACAATGGTAATTCAGCTGCCATATATACTAAGGAACATCTTCTGGACAATGTGGTGAGTGCAATTCCTCAAGGCGCAAGCAGGGACGAGTGGCTTCAAGCTCTTCCTAGAGCTTTAGTTGCTGGCTTTGTGAAAACTGACATTGAGTTTCAGCAGAAAG GGGAAACTTCTGGAACAACTGTGACTTTCGTTCTAATTGATGGTTGGACTATCACTGTCGCTTCTGTTGGTGACTCCCGCTGCATATTAGACACCCAAGGTGGTGTGGTTTCTCTGCTGACTGTCGATCACAGGCTAGAAGAGAATGTTGAAGAGAGGGAACGCATAACTGCCAGTGGAGGTGAGGTCGGAAGGCTCAATGTATTTGGTGGCAATGAG GTTGGTCCACTTCGATGCTGGCCTGGTGGTTTGTGTCTTTCGAGGTCCATTGGTGATACGGATGTGGGAGAATTTATTGTCCCTATACCACATGTTAAGCAAGTGAAA CTTTCAGATGCTGGAGGGAGACTCATTATAGCTTCAGATGGTATATGGGATATACTGTCTTCTGATACGGCCGCAAAAGCTTGTCGTGGTTTATCTGCCGAGCTTGCTGCAAAACTTGTTGTTAAG GAAGCATTGCGAACAAAAGGGTTGAAGGATGATACTACCTGTGTAGTTGTTGACATAGTTCCATCTGATCATCTAGCCTTGTCTCCAACGCCCATAAAGAAGCAGAACGCATTCACCTCATTTCTGTCTAGGAAAAACCATACAGCTACCAACCACAAAAACGGGAACAAGCTCTCTGCTGTAGGAGTTGTGGAAGAGTTGTTTGAAGAAGGTTCTGCTGTGCTTGCAGATAG ATTGGGAAAGGATCTTCCCTCAAATACGGAGAACGGGCTCTTAAAATGTGCTGTATGTCAAACAGATGAATCTCCGGGTGAAGGTTTATCAAGCAACGGGGGTTCCATCATCTCCTCAGCATCTAATCGATGGGAAGGTCCCTTCCTATGCACAAtatgcaagaaaaagaaagacgcTATGGAAGGAAAAAGACCAAGCAAAGGTTCAGTGAAAACATAA